One Micromonospora eburnea genomic region harbors:
- a CDS encoding LacI family DNA-binding transcriptional regulator: MVFSQRVKMSDVARTAGVSVATVSKVVNGRYGVAQATAARVQQVIRELGYEASLGAQSLRSHRTNVLGILVAEFEPFSTELLKGASREIAGSGYQLLAYSNGDGEGAAIGWERRSLARLSGTLIDGAVIVTPTVVETKHGFHVVAVDPHTGPSGLPTVDSDNFAGAVLATNYLLGLGHRRIGHISGRPDLESARLREAGFRKAMADAGVPVDERLVRVGGFRIESAAGTAAELLALPDRPTAIFAGNDLSAISTMDTARSMGLTVPDDLSVIGFDNVPESALVNPPLTTIRQPLQRMGAEALRLLVDLIGGVERDTHIRLPTELVIRASCRPHR, encoded by the coding sequence GTGGTGTTCTCCCAGCGCGTGAAGATGTCGGACGTGGCGCGAACCGCCGGCGTCTCCGTGGCAACCGTGTCCAAGGTTGTCAACGGGCGATACGGCGTCGCGCAGGCGACCGCGGCGCGCGTCCAGCAGGTCATCCGCGAGCTCGGTTACGAGGCCAGCCTGGGCGCGCAGAGCCTGCGCAGTCACCGCACGAACGTGCTGGGCATCCTCGTCGCCGAGTTCGAGCCGTTCTCGACCGAGCTGCTCAAGGGGGCGTCCCGGGAGATCGCCGGCAGCGGATACCAGCTGCTGGCCTACTCCAACGGCGACGGCGAGGGGGCGGCCATCGGCTGGGAACGGCGGTCACTGGCCCGCCTGTCGGGCACGCTCATCGACGGGGCCGTGATCGTCACGCCGACCGTGGTCGAGACCAAGCACGGCTTCCACGTGGTGGCCGTCGACCCCCACACCGGCCCGTCCGGCCTGCCCACCGTCGACTCCGACAACTTCGCCGGCGCCGTGCTCGCGACCAACTACCTGCTCGGTCTCGGCCACCGCCGCATCGGGCACATCAGCGGCCGCCCCGACCTCGAGTCGGCACGCCTGCGCGAGGCCGGCTTCCGCAAGGCCATGGCCGACGCCGGCGTGCCCGTGGACGAGCGGCTCGTACGCGTCGGCGGGTTCCGGATCGAGAGCGCCGCCGGCACCGCCGCGGAGCTGCTCGCGCTCCCCGACCGGCCGACCGCGATCTTCGCGGGCAACGACCTGTCGGCAATCTCCACGATGGACACCGCCCGGAGCATGGGCCTGACGGTGCCCGACGACCTGTCCGTGATCGGCTTCGACAACGTTCCGGAGTCGGCGCTGGTCAACCCGCCGCTCACGACGATCAGGCAACCGCTGCAGCGGATGGGCGCCGAGGCGCTGCGTCTGCTCGTCGACCTGATCGGCGGCGTCGAACGCGACACCCACATCCGGCTGCCCACCGAGCTGGTCATCCGCGCGTCCTGCCGCCCTCATCGCTGA
- a CDS encoding carbohydrate ABC transporter permease has translation MTSTDQTRFPAGGVSAPLAGHRPAGRLSSRRAETRRKWYEIIGLTTPALVVYVMFVLVPMGFAVYYSLYRWRGVGPPTEYVGFKNYMLAFQDPIFLDALRNNAIIVFGSLLIQGPVALGIALLLNRRFRGRAVFRLLVFVPYVLAEVTVGIMWKLILAEDGTVDTLLRSLGLGSLVQAWLADLDVVIWTLLFVLTWKYVGFAIILLLAGLSNVPHELTEAAAIDGASWWQTQRHVTLPLLGPTIRIWMFLSMIGSLQVFDVIWVTSVPAVRSLGASGTMATYMVDNGFFARLWGYGNAVAVILFVISFVAALLFQRFILRRDIEGAITRRAN, from the coding sequence GTGACCTCCACCGACCAAACCCGGTTCCCCGCCGGCGGCGTTTCCGCGCCGCTGGCGGGTCACCGGCCCGCCGGGCGCCTGTCCTCCCGCCGGGCCGAGACCCGCCGTAAGTGGTACGAGATCATCGGGCTCACGACGCCGGCGCTCGTGGTCTACGTGATGTTCGTGCTTGTGCCGATGGGCTTCGCCGTCTACTACAGCCTGTACCGGTGGCGTGGGGTCGGGCCCCCCACCGAGTACGTCGGCTTCAAGAACTACATGCTCGCCTTCCAGGACCCGATCTTCCTCGACGCGTTGCGCAACAACGCCATCATCGTGTTCGGGTCGCTGCTGATCCAGGGCCCCGTCGCACTGGGCATCGCCCTGCTGCTCAACCGTCGCTTCCGCGGGCGCGCGGTGTTCCGCCTGCTGGTGTTCGTGCCCTACGTGCTCGCCGAGGTCACCGTCGGCATCATGTGGAAGCTGATCCTGGCCGAGGACGGCACGGTCGACACGCTGCTGCGGTCCCTGGGACTGGGCAGCCTGGTGCAGGCGTGGCTCGCCGACCTCGACGTCGTCATCTGGACGTTGCTGTTCGTCCTCACCTGGAAGTACGTCGGCTTCGCGATCATCCTCCTGCTCGCCGGCCTGTCGAACGTGCCGCACGAGTTGACCGAGGCCGCCGCGATCGACGGTGCGAGCTGGTGGCAGACCCAGCGCCACGTCACGCTCCCGCTGCTGGGGCCGACGATCCGGATCTGGATGTTCCTGTCGATGATCGGTTCGTTGCAGGTCTTCGACGTGATCTGGGTGACCTCGGTGCCCGCGGTACGGTCGCTCGGGGCCTCCGGAACGATGGCGACGTACATGGTGGACAACGGGTTCTTCGCCCGGCTCTGGGGCTACGGCAACGCGGTGGCCGTGATCCTCTTCGTCATCTCGTTCGTCGCGGCGCTGCTGTTCCAGCGCTTCATCCTCCGTCGGGACATCGAGGGCGCCATCACCAGAAGGGCGAACTGA
- a CDS encoding endo-1,4-beta-xylanase, giving the protein MDKVLARGSGSPTARPRVRTALAMAVAGAAVVAGTVAVASSASAGTTLGASAAESGRYFGTAVAANKLSDSTYVGILNREFNMVTPENEMKWDATEPSQNQFNYTNADRIVSHAQANGMRIRGHALAWHSQQPGWVQNLSGTALRQAMLNHVTQVATHYKGKIHSWDVVNEAFADGGTGARRDSNLQRTGDDWIEAAFRAARAADPGAKLCYNDYNTDGQNAKSNAVYAMVQDFKSRGVPIDCVGFQSHFNPNSPVPSDYQANLQRFANLGIDVQITELDIEGSGTAQADNYSRVIKACMAVSRCTGITVWGIRDSDSWRSSGTPLLFDASGNKKPAYTSTLNALNGGSTPPTTTPPTTAPPTTAPPTTPPPGGNGCTATLSTNQWQGGFVTNVTVRAGANPVNGWAVTLTLPSGASITNIWSATNSAASGNVTFRNVDYNRTIAAGQSTEFGFQGTGNAPTGTPTCSAS; this is encoded by the coding sequence ATGGACAAGGTGCTAGCCCGCGGCAGCGGGAGCCCGACGGCCCGGCCACGCGTGCGTACCGCCCTGGCGATGGCGGTGGCCGGTGCGGCGGTGGTCGCCGGGACGGTTGCGGTCGCGTCCAGCGCCAGCGCCGGCACGACCCTGGGCGCCTCGGCGGCGGAGTCGGGCCGCTACTTCGGCACGGCGGTAGCGGCGAACAAGCTGTCCGACAGCACGTACGTCGGCATCTTGAACCGCGAGTTCAACATGGTCACCCCCGAGAACGAGATGAAGTGGGACGCCACCGAGCCGTCCCAGAACCAGTTCAACTACACCAACGCCGACCGGATCGTCAGCCACGCGCAGGCCAACGGGATGCGGATCCGCGGGCACGCGCTGGCCTGGCACTCGCAGCAGCCCGGCTGGGTGCAGAACCTCAGCGGCACCGCGCTGCGTCAGGCGATGCTCAACCACGTCACCCAGGTGGCCACGCACTACAAGGGCAAGATCCACTCCTGGGACGTGGTGAACGAGGCGTTCGCCGACGGCGGCACCGGCGCCCGTCGCGACTCGAACCTCCAGCGCACCGGCGACGACTGGATCGAGGCCGCCTTCCGCGCCGCCCGGGCCGCCGACCCCGGCGCCAAGCTCTGCTACAACGACTACAACACCGACGGGCAGAACGCGAAGTCCAACGCCGTGTACGCGATGGTGCAGGACTTCAAGTCCCGGGGCGTGCCGATCGACTGCGTCGGCTTCCAGTCCCACTTCAACCCCAACTCGCCGGTGCCCAGCGACTACCAGGCCAACCTCCAGCGGTTCGCCAACCTCGGCATCGACGTGCAGATCACCGAGCTGGACATCGAGGGTTCCGGCACCGCCCAGGCCGACAACTACAGCCGGGTCATCAAGGCCTGCATGGCCGTGTCCCGCTGCACCGGCATCACCGTCTGGGGCATCCGTGACTCCGACTCGTGGCGTTCCAGCGGCACCCCGCTGCTCTTCGACGCCAGCGGCAACAAGAAGCCCGCGTACACGTCGACCCTCAACGCCCTGAACGGCGGCAGCACGCCGCCGACCACCACGCCCCCGACCACCGCTCCCCCGACGACGGCCCCGCCGACCACCCCGCCGCCGGGGGGCAACGGCTGCACCGCGACCCTGTCCACCAACCAGTGGCAGGGCGGCTTCGTCACCAACGTCACCGTCCGGGCCGGCGCGAACCCGGTCAATGGCTGGGCCGTCACGCTCACCCTGCCCAGCGGTGCGAGCATCACCAACATCTGGAGCGCCACCAACAGCGCCGCCAGCGGCAACGTGACCTTCCGCAACGTCGACTACAACCGCACCATCGCCGCCGGCCAGTCGACCGAGTTCGGCTTCCAGGGCACCGGCAACGCCCCCACCGGCACCCCCACCTGCAGCGCGAGCTGA
- a CDS encoding LacI family DNA-binding transcriptional regulator yields the protein MTKGRPVASEDSRKVTIATIARLAGVSVPTVSRVINGRSDVSPQTRERVEELLTRHGYRRRPPSMRASSGLIDLVFNDLDSPWAVEIIRGVEDVAHAAGIGTVVSAIHRRSSSAKQWLDNMRTRSTEGVIFVTSTLEPPLQAELRRLNIPVVIVDPAGVPPQEAPTIGATNWVGSLRATEYLLGLGHRRIGFITGPPQLMCSRARLDGYRAALETAGLNVDDKLIHQGNFYHEGGFAGANHLLRLPDPPTAIFASSDQMALGVYEAVRQRGLRVPDDISVVGFDDLPEVRWCSPPLTTVRQPLAEMGLLAARTVLRLAQGERIESPRVELATELVVRDSAAPLAA from the coding sequence ATGACGAAAGGGCGACCCGTGGCCTCGGAGGATTCCCGGAAAGTCACCATCGCGACGATCGCGCGCCTGGCCGGCGTCTCGGTGCCCACGGTCTCGCGGGTCATCAACGGCCGCTCCGACGTCTCGCCGCAGACCCGGGAACGGGTCGAGGAACTGCTCACCCGGCACGGCTACCGCCGCCGCCCGCCGAGCATGCGGGCCAGCTCCGGCCTGATCGACCTGGTCTTCAACGACCTGGACAGCCCCTGGGCGGTCGAGATCATCCGAGGGGTCGAGGACGTCGCGCACGCGGCCGGCATCGGCACCGTGGTGTCCGCGATCCACCGGCGCAGCTCGTCGGCCAAGCAGTGGCTGGACAACATGCGCACCCGCTCGACGGAGGGGGTCATCTTCGTGACCTCCACCCTGGAGCCGCCGCTGCAGGCCGAGCTGCGCCGCCTCAACATCCCCGTCGTCATCGTCGACCCCGCCGGGGTGCCCCCGCAGGAGGCGCCCACGATCGGCGCGACCAACTGGGTGGGCAGTCTGCGCGCCACCGAGTACCTGCTCGGTCTCGGCCACCGGCGGATCGGCTTCATCACCGGGCCCCCGCAGCTGATGTGCAGTCGTGCGCGCCTCGACGGCTACCGGGCGGCGTTGGAGACCGCCGGCCTCAACGTCGACGACAAGCTGATCCACCAGGGCAACTTCTATCACGAGGGTGGTTTCGCCGGTGCCAACCATCTGCTGCGGCTGCCCGACCCGCCCACCGCCATCTTCGCCTCCAGCGACCAGATGGCCCTCGGCGTCTACGAGGCCGTACGGCAACGTGGCCTGCGGGTGCCCGACGACATCAGCGTCGTCGGCTTCGACGACCTGCCGGAGGTCCGCTGGTGCTCCCCGCCGTTGACCACCGTCCGGCAGCCCCTGGCCGAGATGGGCCTGCTCGCCGCCCGTACGGTGCTGCGGCTGGCGCAGGGCGAGCGGATCGAGAGCCCGCGGGTGGAGCTGGCCACCGAGCTCGTCGTCCGGGACAGCGCCGCCCCGCTGGCCGCCTGA
- a CDS encoding glycoside hydrolase family 43 protein, which produces MSTETADVATTARSIRNPVLTGFHPDPSILRVGDDYYLATSTFEWYPGVRVHHSRDLVHWRALGGIITDRRLLDLRGSGDSNGVWAPDLTYHDGLFHLVYSDVASFANGYWDPQNYLVTAPDISGPWSDPVKLHAHGFDAAMFHDSDGSSWLLSMSADWRPGRDRFGGIEIQRYDRERRRLVGEPRIIFRGTAAGLTEGPHIHQRDGWYWLVTAEGGTSWEHQVTVARSRHLHGPYLADPNGPLLTSAGRPDLRLQKAGHGSLVETQHGEWYLAHLVGRPYTPLGNCVLGRETAIQKVDWPTGEWPRIPGGVPADAIPAPDLPAHPWPDEPATDHFDGPQLAACWSTLRRPAEPDWVDLRARPSHLRIYGGQSPVGKQTPSLVGRRVGAARCMLETVVEFDPLNHRHLAGLTAYYNTMNWHYLYLTRADDGRAVLELLSCDRGRRTVHPDLTVDVGDATRVGLRAEFDGPVVRFGYQLGAGWRELPVQLDATILSDEHAAMIIDGEPAAWGFTGAFLGLWVQDLGNDGVYADFDHATYLEH; this is translated from the coding sequence ATGTCGACCGAGACCGCAGACGTGGCCACCACCGCCCGGTCGATCCGAAACCCCGTCCTCACCGGCTTCCACCCGGACCCCTCGATCCTGCGCGTCGGTGACGACTACTACCTGGCCACTTCCACCTTCGAGTGGTATCCGGGCGTCCGCGTCCACCACTCCCGGGACCTGGTCCACTGGCGGGCGCTGGGCGGCATCATCACCGACCGTCGCCTGCTGGACCTGCGCGGCAGCGGGGACTCCAACGGCGTGTGGGCACCCGATCTGACGTACCACGACGGCCTGTTCCACCTGGTCTACAGCGACGTCGCCAGCTTCGCCAACGGCTACTGGGATCCGCAGAACTACCTGGTCACCGCCCCGGACATCAGCGGGCCGTGGTCGGACCCGGTGAAACTGCACGCGCACGGCTTCGATGCCGCGATGTTCCACGACTCCGACGGCAGCAGCTGGCTGTTGAGCATGAGCGCGGACTGGCGGCCGGGGCGCGACCGCTTCGGCGGCATCGAGATCCAACGCTACGACCGCGAACGACGCCGGCTGGTGGGCGAACCCCGGATCATCTTCCGCGGCACCGCGGCCGGCCTGACCGAGGGACCGCACATCCACCAGCGGGACGGCTGGTACTGGCTGGTCACCGCCGAGGGCGGCACCAGCTGGGAGCACCAGGTCACGGTCGCCCGGTCCCGGCATCTGCACGGCCCCTACCTGGCCGATCCGAACGGTCCGCTGCTCACCTCCGCGGGCCGCCCCGATCTGCGGCTGCAGAAGGCCGGCCACGGCAGCCTGGTGGAGACCCAGCACGGTGAGTGGTACCTGGCCCACCTGGTCGGGCGCCCCTACACGCCGCTGGGCAACTGTGTGCTCGGCCGGGAAACCGCGATCCAGAAGGTCGACTGGCCCACCGGCGAGTGGCCCCGGATCCCCGGCGGGGTGCCGGCCGACGCCATCCCCGCGCCGGATCTGCCCGCACACCCGTGGCCGGACGAGCCGGCGACCGACCACTTCGACGGCCCCCAGCTGGCCGCGTGCTGGTCGACCCTGCGCCGGCCGGCGGAACCCGACTGGGTCGACCTGCGAGCGCGCCCGTCACACCTGCGGATCTACGGCGGACAGTCGCCGGTCGGCAAGCAGACGCCCAGCCTGGTCGGCCGCCGGGTCGGGGCGGCGCGCTGCATGCTGGAGACCGTGGTCGAGTTCGACCCCCTCAACCACCGGCACCTGGCCGGCCTCACCGCCTACTACAACACCATGAACTGGCACTACCTCTACCTCACCCGGGCCGACGACGGGCGGGCGGTGCTGGAGTTGCTCAGCTGCGACCGGGGGCGGCGGACCGTCCACCCGGATCTCACCGTCGACGTCGGCGATGCCACCCGGGTCGGCCTACGGGCGGAGTTCGACGGGCCGGTGGTGCGCTTCGGCTACCAACTCGGCGCCGGCTGGCGGGAACTGCCGGTGCAGCTGGACGCGACGATCCTGTCCGACGAGCACGCCGCGATGATCATCGACGGCGAGCCGGCGGCGTGGGGTTTCACCGGCGCCTTCCTCGGCCTGTGGGTGCAGGATCTCGGCAACGACGGCGTCTACGCCGACTTCGACCACGCCACCTACCTCGAACACTGA
- a CDS encoding ABC transporter substrate-binding protein, whose product MAMKRRTGAVLALIATSALLAAGCNGGDKEEAPDASELYKNPVTLTWWHNAPQDGPGKTLWEKVAKDFSALHPTVKIEIEAIETNQLQRTRIPAALLSNDPPDIFMSWGGGELREQVEAGYLKDITDQVKTEASNIGSATEIWQVDGKQYGLPFRMGIEGIWYNKDMFAQAGITAPPATFEELNAAVTKLKAINVTPIAVGAGDKWPAAHWWYNFALRDCSVDTLKKASTDKVFDDPCFVKAGEDLKAFIDTKPFQNNFIATPGQNDPTSANGLLANGKAAMELMGDWNRGTLDNVATDKAKLAKFLGWFPVPAISGSAGDPKAALGGGDGFACSKNAPAECVEFLKYIVSPEVQKEYAATGQGLPVTKGAEDAVQDPALKSILQATSGASYVQLWLDTAYGSTVGTAMNDGIVGIFSGKGTPEQVVSGMKAAASK is encoded by the coding sequence ATGGCGATGAAGCGCCGCACCGGCGCCGTTCTAGCGCTGATCGCGACCAGCGCGCTCCTTGCCGCCGGCTGTAACGGCGGCGACAAGGAAGAGGCGCCCGACGCGAGCGAGCTCTACAAGAACCCGGTGACCCTGACCTGGTGGCACAACGCCCCCCAGGACGGGCCCGGCAAGACCCTCTGGGAGAAGGTTGCCAAGGACTTCTCCGCGCTCCACCCGACCGTCAAGATCGAGATTGAGGCGATCGAGACCAACCAGCTGCAGCGCACCCGCATCCCCGCCGCGCTGCTGAGCAACGACCCGCCGGACATCTTCATGTCCTGGGGTGGTGGCGAGCTGCGTGAGCAGGTCGAGGCCGGCTACCTCAAGGACATCACCGACCAGGTCAAGACCGAGGCTTCCAACATCGGCAGCGCGACCGAGATCTGGCAGGTGGACGGCAAGCAGTACGGCCTGCCGTTCCGGATGGGCATCGAGGGCATCTGGTACAACAAGGACATGTTCGCCCAGGCGGGCATCACTGCTCCGCCGGCCACGTTCGAAGAGCTCAACGCCGCGGTCACCAAGCTCAAGGCCATCAACGTCACCCCGATCGCCGTGGGCGCCGGTGACAAGTGGCCCGCCGCGCACTGGTGGTACAACTTCGCCCTGCGCGACTGCTCGGTCGACACGCTGAAGAAGGCGTCCACCGACAAGGTCTTCGACGATCCGTGTTTCGTGAAGGCCGGTGAGGACCTGAAGGCCTTCATCGACACCAAGCCGTTCCAGAACAACTTCATCGCCACGCCGGGCCAGAACGACCCGACCAGCGCCAACGGTCTGCTCGCCAACGGCAAGGCCGCGATGGAGCTGATGGGTGACTGGAACCGGGGCACGCTGGACAACGTCGCCACGGACAAGGCCAAGCTCGCCAAGTTCCTCGGCTGGTTCCCCGTGCCGGCGATCTCCGGTTCCGCCGGTGACCCCAAGGCCGCCCTCGGCGGTGGCGACGGGTTCGCCTGCTCCAAGAACGCCCCGGCCGAGTGCGTCGAGTTCCTCAAGTACATCGTGAGCCCCGAGGTGCAGAAGGAATACGCCGCGACCGGTCAGGGCCTGCCCGTGACCAAGGGTGCGGAGGACGCCGTCCAGGACCCCGCCCTGAAGTCCATCCTGCAGGCCACGTCCGGGGCGAGCTACGTCCAGCTCTGGCTGGACACGGCCTACGGCAGCACCGTCGGCACCGCGATGAACGACGGAATCGTCGGCATCTTCTCCGGTAAGGGGACGCCGGAGCAGGTTGTCTCGGGGATGAAGGCAGCCGCAAGCAAGTGA
- a CDS encoding carbohydrate ABC transporter permease — MTVATNPVHSSSAERRPVSWGTPLTYALALAVAAVSITPILYVIVGGFRTTPQIVADPAGLPDPWVFDNYTRVLTQSKFWQQALNSGVIALGTTLGVVVLGMAAAFVLARYTFRGREGLYTFFTLGLLFPAGAAILPLYLMLRDLSLINSYYAVILPQVAFQLPLTIVILRPFLSAIPRELEDAAAIDGASRLGFLWRIALPLSRPALVTVGVLAFVASWNAFLLPLLVLGDVSLHTLPLGVQNFSSQFSTDTAGVLAFTSLAMLPALLFFTLAEKQIVGGLQGAVKG, encoded by the coding sequence CTGACTGTGGCCACGAACCCCGTTCATTCCTCGTCCGCCGAGCGCCGGCCGGTGTCGTGGGGCACGCCGCTCACGTACGCGCTGGCGCTCGCGGTCGCGGCGGTGTCGATCACCCCGATCCTCTACGTGATCGTCGGCGGTTTCCGCACCACCCCGCAGATCGTCGCCGACCCGGCCGGCCTGCCCGACCCGTGGGTCTTCGACAACTACACCCGGGTGCTGACGCAGAGCAAATTCTGGCAGCAGGCGCTCAACAGCGGGGTGATCGCCCTCGGCACCACGCTCGGCGTCGTGGTGCTCGGCATGGCCGCCGCATTCGTGCTGGCCCGGTACACGTTCCGGGGGCGGGAGGGGCTCTACACCTTCTTCACGCTCGGCCTTCTCTTCCCGGCCGGGGCGGCGATCCTGCCGCTCTACCTGATGCTGCGGGACCTGAGCCTGATCAACTCCTACTACGCGGTGATCCTCCCGCAGGTCGCCTTCCAGCTGCCGCTGACGATCGTGATCCTGCGGCCCTTCCTGTCCGCCATCCCCCGGGAGTTGGAGGACGCCGCCGCGATCGACGGCGCGAGCCGGCTCGGCTTCCTCTGGCGCATCGCGCTGCCGCTCTCGCGACCCGCGCTCGTCACCGTCGGCGTGCTCGCGTTCGTGGCAAGCTGGAACGCGTTCCTCCTGCCCCTGCTCGTCCTCGGCGATGTCAGCCTGCACACCCTGCCACTCGGGGTGCAGAACTTCTCGAGCCAGTTCTCCACCGACACCGCGGGCGTCCTGGCCTTCACGTCGCTGGCGATGCTGCCGGCACTGCTCTTCTTCACGCTCGCGGAGAAGCAGATCGTCGGTGGCCTGCAGGGCGCGGTCAAGGGCTGA
- a CDS encoding glycoside hydrolase family 3 N-terminal domain-containing protein, protein MTEVHGPAQAGPDHDRPGGQDGEARVRELLARMTIEEKVAQLVGFWEKEDGEAVAPLQGEFGDSAKLEEFSRHGLGHLTRAYGTRPVEATARASWLWKFQSDLVTGTRLGIPAIVHEECLTGLSAWKAATFPTPLAWGAAFDPELVAEMGAAIGASMRELGIHQGLAPVLDVIRDPRWGRVDECISEDPYLVGTVGTSYVRGLQSQGVHATLKHFAGYSASRAGRNFAPVHAGPRELADVLFLPFEMAILDGNVRSIMHSYAEIDGVPVAADPTMLTGVLRDRWGFDGTVVADYFGVAFLNLLHHVAGDHAEAAVQALTAGVDIELPTGDAYLTLRESVRSGKLDEALIDRAVLRVLRQKLELGLLDATFTDEPPQAVDLDSPEHRAIARRLAEKSIVLVSNRDVLPLPAGRRVAVIGPNADRQGALFGCYSFLNHVLVQHPDVETGIEVPTVLDATRAEFGADHVTWARGCDVDSADRSGFDEAVATASAAEVAVLVVGDHAGLFGRGTVGEGCDRDDLELPGVQRELVEAVLATGTPVVLVLLTGRPYAVDWALARCAAVVQAFFPGEEGAGAIAGVLSGRVNPSGKLPISMPASAGAQPYSYLHPTLGEGSEVTNLPATPAAPFGHGLSYTTFEHADLTVPATVPTDGALPVTVRVTNTGAVAGDDVVQLYGRDLVASVTRPVAQLLGYRRVHLEPGQSVTVELTVPTTRLAFSDRTLTRVVEPGDVELWVGTSTERDTQASTTLVGDTVPVTNASARWTTSAIS, encoded by the coding sequence ATGACTGAGGTCCACGGTCCGGCCCAGGCGGGTCCGGACCACGACCGGCCGGGCGGGCAGGACGGCGAGGCTCGCGTACGTGAGCTGCTCGCCCGGATGACGATCGAGGAAAAGGTCGCGCAGCTCGTCGGATTCTGGGAGAAGGAGGACGGTGAGGCCGTCGCGCCCCTGCAGGGCGAGTTCGGCGACAGCGCCAAGCTCGAGGAATTCTCCCGGCACGGGCTCGGGCACCTCACCCGGGCCTACGGCACGCGTCCCGTCGAGGCCACGGCGCGCGCGTCGTGGCTGTGGAAGTTCCAGTCGGACCTGGTGACGGGCACCAGGCTCGGCATACCCGCGATCGTCCACGAGGAGTGCCTGACCGGGCTCTCGGCGTGGAAGGCGGCCACCTTCCCCACCCCGCTGGCCTGGGGCGCCGCGTTCGATCCCGAACTCGTCGCCGAGATGGGCGCGGCGATCGGGGCGTCGATGCGGGAGCTGGGCATCCACCAGGGGCTCGCCCCGGTGCTCGACGTGATCCGTGACCCGCGCTGGGGTCGGGTCGACGAGTGCATCTCCGAGGACCCCTACCTGGTCGGGACGGTTGGCACGTCGTACGTGCGTGGCCTGCAGTCCCAGGGGGTGCACGCCACGCTGAAGCACTTCGCCGGCTACTCCGCCTCACGCGCCGGGCGTAACTTCGCCCCGGTGCACGCCGGCCCGCGGGAACTCGCCGACGTGCTGTTCCTCCCGTTCGAGATGGCGATCCTCGACGGCAACGTGCGCTCCATCATGCACTCCTACGCCGAGATCGACGGCGTGCCCGTCGCCGCCGATCCCACGATGCTGACCGGCGTGCTGCGGGATCGGTGGGGTTTCGACGGCACCGTGGTCGCCGACTACTTCGGGGTGGCGTTCCTGAACCTGCTGCACCATGTGGCGGGCGACCACGCGGAGGCGGCCGTACAGGCGTTGACCGCCGGTGTCGACATCGAGCTGCCGACCGGCGACGCCTACCTGACCCTGCGGGAGTCGGTGCGGTCCGGCAAGCTCGACGAGGCGCTCATCGACCGGGCCGTGCTGCGGGTCCTGCGCCAGAAGCTGGAGCTCGGGCTGCTCGACGCCACCTTCACCGACGAGCCGCCCCAGGCGGTCGACCTCGACTCGCCCGAGCACCGGGCGATCGCCCGCCGCCTCGCGGAGAAGTCGATCGTCCTGGTCTCCAACCGGGACGTGCTTCCGCTGCCCGCCGGCCGGCGGGTGGCGGTCATCGGCCCGAACGCCGACCGGCAGGGCGCACTCTTCGGGTGCTACTCCTTCCTCAACCACGTGCTCGTCCAACACCCCGATGTGGAGACCGGGATCGAGGTGCCGACGGTTCTCGACGCTACGCGCGCCGAGTTCGGTGCCGATCACGTCACCTGGGCGCGTGGCTGCGACGTGGACAGCGCCGACCGGTCCGGCTTCGACGAGGCCGTCGCCACCGCATCCGCCGCCGAGGTCGCCGTACTGGTCGTCGGCGACCACGCCGGCCTCTTCGGGCGCGGCACGGTCGGCGAGGGCTGCGACCGCGACGACCTGGAACTGCCCGGGGTCCAGCGCGAACTCGTCGAGGCGGTACTGGCGACGGGTACGCCGGTCGTCCTCGTGCTGCTCACCGGCCGGCCGTACGCGGTCGACTGGGCGCTGGCGCGGTGCGCGGCCGTGGTGCAGGCGTTCTTCCCCGGGGAGGAGGGCGCCGGGGCGATCGCGGGCGTGCTCTCCGGGCGGGTCAACCCGTCGGGCAAGCTGCCGATCAGCATGCCCGCTTCCGCGGGGGCGCAGCCGTACTCGTACCTGCATCCCACGCTCGGTGAGGGAAGCGAGGTGACCAACCTGCCGGCGACGCCCGCGGCGCCGTTCGGTCACGGCCTGTCCTACACCACGTTCGAGCACGCCGACCTGACCGTGCCCGCCACGGTGCCGACCGACGGGGCGCTGCCGGTGACCGTACGCGTGACGAACACCGGCGCGGTCGCCGGCGACGACGTGGTCCAGCTCTACGGCCGGGACCTGGTGGCCTCGGTGACCCGACCGGTGGCGCAGTTGCTCGGATACCGGCGGGTCCACCTGGAGCCGGGCCAGTCCGTCACCGTCGAGCTGACGGTGCCCACCACCCGCCTGGCCTTCTCCGACCGCACGCTCACCCGGGTCGTGGAGCCCGGTGACGTCGAGCTCTGGGTCGGTACGAGCACGGAGCGGGACACCCAGGCGTCGACCACGCTGGTCGGTGACACCGTGCCGGTCACCAACGCCTCCGCGCGCTGGACGACCTCCGCGATCAGCTGA